The Nitrospiraceae bacterium genome includes a window with the following:
- the ybeY gene encoding rRNA maturation RNase YbeY — MPVVVGARLRRNALRLRALQSLACRVLDAVGESDAFLSFEIVGDARMRGLNRRYRRKDKTTDVLAFAAREALGPASPALGDVVVSLPQTIRQARERGHHPDVELAVLLIHGVLHLCGYDHERSEAEARRMKRREARVLAMVAPIPRLLLSGYRVRV; from the coding sequence ATGCCTGTCGTGGTCGGGGCGCGGCTGAGGCGCAATGCGTTGCGTCTGCGTGCGCTTCAATCATTGGCCTGCCGTGTTCTGGATGCCGTGGGCGAATCCGACGCCTTCTTGAGTTTCGAAATAGTCGGCGATGCCCGTATGCGGGGATTGAATCGACGCTACCGTCGTAAGGATAAGACCACCGATGTGTTGGCGTTTGCCGCACGCGAAGCGCTGGGCCCGGCTTCTCCCGCATTGGGCGATGTGGTGGTTTCGCTTCCTCAGACCATCCGGCAGGCACGTGAACGCGGCCATCATCCCGATGTCGAACTGGCCGTGCTGCTGATCCACGGGGTGCTGCATCTCTGCGGATATGATCACGAGCGCAGCGAAGCGGAAGCGAGGCGGATGAAACGGCGTGAGGCCCGCGTCCTGGCGATGGTCGCTCCAATCCCCCGTCTCTTGCTATCTGGGTATCGCGTTCGAGTATGA
- the ftsY gene encoding signal recognition particle-docking protein FtsY, whose amino-acid sequence MGWFQKLTAGLTKTREAVTGQLDRLLGRAADPALLDELEVSLIGADLGVSAVDRVMTTLRAQMRGGNFSSAERVREQLRSSLLDILRPAQSVSIDQVISQGPKPFVILAVGVNGVGKTTTIAKLTQRLKQQGQSPLLVAGDTFRAAAIDQLQVWADRIGVEVICHRPGADPAAVAYDGMTAAKARGAGVVLIDTAGRLHTKTNLMDELRKVKRVIGQECPGAPHEVLLVLDATVGQNAIAQAKQFHDAVGVTGIALTKLDGTARGGIVVAIADTLKIPVRLIGVGEAAEDLQDFRADAFVSALF is encoded by the coding sequence GTGGGTTGGTTTCAGAAACTGACGGCGGGTTTGACCAAGACGCGGGAGGCCGTGACGGGGCAGCTTGATCGGTTGCTCGGTAGGGCGGCTGATCCGGCGCTCTTGGACGAACTCGAGGTCTCGCTTATCGGCGCTGACTTGGGTGTGTCGGCCGTCGACCGGGTGATGACGACTCTACGTGCCCAAATGCGAGGCGGAAACTTTTCATCGGCCGAACGCGTGCGGGAGCAGTTGCGCAGCTCGCTGCTGGATATTCTTCGCCCCGCCCAGTCCGTATCGATCGACCAAGTGATCAGCCAGGGCCCGAAGCCCTTCGTCATTCTGGCGGTGGGAGTGAATGGGGTCGGGAAGACCACCACCATCGCGAAATTGACCCAGCGGCTGAAGCAGCAGGGACAGTCGCCGTTGTTGGTCGCCGGCGACACATTTCGCGCGGCGGCCATCGATCAGCTTCAAGTGTGGGCCGATCGTATCGGTGTGGAAGTGATTTGCCACCGCCCGGGAGCCGATCCCGCTGCCGTAGCCTACGACGGAATGACGGCTGCCAAAGCGCGAGGGGCTGGGGTCGTCTTGATCGATACGGCCGGCCGTCTACATACCAAGACCAACCTCATGGACGAATTGCGAAAGGTCAAACGAGTGATCGGCCAGGAGTGCCCCGGTGCCCCGCACGAAGTCCTGCTCGTGCTCGATGCGACGGTCGGGCAGAACGCCATTGCCCAGGCCAAGCAGTTTCATGACGCAGTCGGCGTCACGGGGATAGCCTTGACGAAACTCGACGGAACGGCGCGCGGCGGGATCGTCGTTGCGATCGCCGATACCCTCAAGATTCCGGTGCGACTGATCGGGGTGGGGGAAGCCGCCGAAGATTTGCAGGACTTTCGTGCCGACGCATTCGTCTCGGCCCTCTTCTAA
- a CDS encoding response regulator has translation MSTLLVIDDDRLHCDLLQAVFARQGYQVMTATSGREGLALFQSHRPHVTLLDLRMTEMDGLTVLKEIRARDPLAGVIIIGGGATEDQENQARELRVTDFLRKGLSLDVLIGAVHRVAQQARRTREASVTADTAVADEAPTESILVVDDEVMVRDLLVRFLSLRGYRVHAAQDGREALRMIDQLKPDLIMLDLMMPEMNGVEVLRILKEKEYPGGTIILTGNQHEDMLGTAWGLGPQEVLPKPVDLERALMAVQLVMVCREC, from the coding sequence ATGAGCACCCTCCTCGTAATCGACGACGACCGGCTTCATTGCGACCTCCTGCAGGCCGTGTTTGCGCGTCAGGGCTATCAAGTGATGACGGCCACCAGTGGTCGCGAGGGCTTGGCCTTATTCCAGTCCCATCGACCGCATGTCACCTTGCTCGATCTCAGGATGACCGAAATGGACGGTCTCACGGTGTTGAAGGAGATTCGTGCGCGCGATCCGCTGGCCGGTGTCATTATCATCGGCGGCGGCGCGACGGAAGATCAGGAGAATCAGGCGCGCGAGTTGCGCGTGACGGATTTTCTGCGCAAAGGTCTCTCGCTGGACGTGTTGATCGGGGCCGTGCATCGAGTGGCGCAGCAGGCCAGACGCACCCGCGAAGCCTCCGTAACGGCGGACACTGCTGTGGCCGACGAAGCGCCAACCGAGTCGATCTTGGTCGTCGATGATGAGGTGATGGTGCGGGACCTGCTCGTGCGGTTCTTGAGCTTGCGCGGCTACCGCGTGCATGCGGCCCAAGACGGTCGCGAAGCCCTTCGCATGATCGACCAGTTGAAGCCCGATCTGATCATGTTGGATCTCATGATGCCCGAGATGAACGGTGTCGAGGTGTTGCGTATCTTGAAGGAGAAGGAATACCCCGGCGGGACGATCATTCTGACGGGCAATCAGCATGAGGATATGCTGGGTACGGCCTGGGGCTTGGGCCCTCAGGAAGTCCTGCCGAAGCCCGTCGATCTGGAGCGAGCGCTCATGGCCGTTCAACTTGTGATGGTCTGCCGGGAGTGTTAA